One region of Chryseobacterium sp. SORGH_AS_0447 genomic DNA includes:
- a CDS encoding thioesterase family protein encodes MSLIFEKQITVTEKHIDGLNHVNNVQYVHWVEEIAGEHWDFVKHRTEYPKDIWMLLDHHIQYKKQVFLGDIITIKTYPKAPEGIRQPRKVEFYCNDQLVVDSTTLWVLVDAETQRIKRLERNWFDNLQ; translated from the coding sequence ATGAGTCTGATTTTTGAAAAACAAATTACGGTTACGGAAAAACATATCGATGGTCTTAATCATGTGAACAATGTTCAGTATGTTCACTGGGTTGAAGAGATCGCAGGAGAACACTGGGATTTTGTGAAACACAGGACGGAATACCCGAAGGACATCTGGATGCTCCTGGACCATCATATTCAGTATAAAAAGCAGGTATTTTTAGGAGATATCATTACCATAAAAACCTATCCTAAGGCACCGGAAGGAATCCGGCAGCCCCGAAAAGTGGAATTCTATTGTAATGATCAGCTGGTGGTAGATTCCACGACCCTATGGGTCTTGGTCGATGCGGAAACACAGAGAATTAAAAGGCTGGAAAGAAACTGGTTTGATAATTTGCAATGA
- a CDS encoding 6-carboxytetrahydropterin synthase: MIRITKIFTFETAHVLYNYDGKCKNMHGHSYKLFVTVKGKPVNDLENPKNGMVVDFGDIKSIVKSEIVDVWDHAVLINGLSPHRELGEDLEEKGHKVIYCTFQPTCENMLYAIAAKIKSKLPEGISLAYLKLHETENSYGEWFAEDNQ; encoded by the coding sequence ATGATACGTATAACAAAAATTTTTACATTCGAAACCGCTCACGTACTGTACAATTACGACGGGAAATGTAAAAATATGCACGGGCATTCCTATAAGCTGTTTGTAACGGTAAAAGGAAAGCCGGTTAATGATTTGGAGAATCCCAAGAATGGGATGGTGGTGGATTTTGGAGATATCAAAAGTATCGTAAAGTCTGAGATTGTAGATGTCTGGGACCATGCTGTTCTGATCAACGGCCTTTCGCCACACCGCGAGCTGGGAGAAGACCTGGAAGAGAAAGGGCACAAAGTAATCTACTGTACTTTTCAGCCGACCTGTGAAAATATGCTGTATGCCATTGCAGCAAAAATAAAATCGAAGTTGCCGGAAGGCATCTCTCTCGCTTACCTGAAGCTTCATGAAACCGAAAACTCTTACGGAGAGTGGTTTGCAGAAGATAATCAGTAA
- a CDS encoding UDP-2,3-diacylglucosamine diphosphatase translates to MLKTTINLEPGKKVYFASDQHFGAPTPRESKIREEHFIRWMDEIKHDAQVLFLMGDLFDFWHEWKHVIPKGYVRVLGKIAELKDRGIHIYFFVGNHDLWMKDYLEDEIGCTVFYKKQYFEMGGKQFLLAHGDGLGPGDKGYKRMKKVFTNPVAQWFFKWLHPDIAMKIALYMSQKNKMISGDEDKEFLGEDREFLIIYSKEKLKTQPIDYFIYGHRHLPMVLDLEGKAKYINLGDWITYFTYGVFEHDFELRTFGESTKKLPLKEVILE, encoded by the coding sequence GTGTTAAAGACAACCATCAATCTAGAACCTGGAAAAAAAGTATATTTCGCTTCAGATCAGCATTTTGGTGCGCCTACTCCCAGGGAAAGCAAAATCCGGGAAGAGCATTTCATCCGTTGGATGGACGAGATCAAGCATGATGCACAGGTTCTTTTTTTAATGGGGGATTTGTTTGATTTCTGGCACGAATGGAAGCATGTGATCCCGAAAGGATACGTTCGTGTACTGGGAAAGATCGCCGAACTGAAGGACCGCGGAATCCACATTTATTTTTTTGTAGGAAATCATGACCTGTGGATGAAGGATTACCTGGAAGATGAAATCGGATGTACGGTTTTCTATAAAAAGCAGTACTTCGAGATGGGTGGGAAACAGTTTTTACTGGCCCATGGTGATGGGCTGGGGCCGGGTGATAAAGGATATAAGAGAATGAAAAAAGTCTTTACCAATCCGGTAGCGCAGTGGTTTTTCAAATGGCTGCATCCCGATATTGCAATGAAGATTGCCTTGTATATGTCCCAGAAAAATAAGATGATTTCGGGGGATGAAGATAAGGAGTTTCTAGGTGAGGACAGGGAATTTTTAATTATCTATTCCAAAGAAAAGCTCAAAACCCAACCGATCGATTATTTTATCTATGGGCACCGGCATCTTCCGATGGTTCTTGACCTGGAGGGAAAAGCAAAATACATCAACCTGGGCGACTGGATTACTTACTTTACGTACGGGGTTTTCGAACATGACTTCGAACTGAGGACCTTTGGCGAAAGCACAAAAAAATTACCCCTAAAAGAGGTAATTCTTGAATGA